A genomic region of Lysinibacillus sp. 2017 contains the following coding sequences:
- the hflK gene encoding FtsH protease activity modulator HflK, with protein MSVKRTLLFVSLGLFTVIALIAVTTSWYTVDESEQAVVITFGQVDDMIQDPGLHFKLPWPIQKAEVLSKETYSLQFGYKQKADGTLESFDKETKMITGDEYIVLTDLVVQWRIVDPRKYLFSSQEPKIILHSATSSAIRSVIGSSKIDEALTDGKADIEAETRELLVSLIEKYDIGIGIVGVKLQDVDVPNAEVRAAFTAVTDAREMKSTKINETKKYQNQRLSEAAGERDAIKSKAEGEKAARVEQANGEVALFNKLYEEYRLNKEITRERLMIETLETVLPNAQVYIMNDDANGTMKYLPLQQMQTNSSTETKKEGSSN; from the coding sequence ATGAGTGTTAAGCGGACGTTATTATTTGTCAGTCTCGGATTATTTACAGTAATTGCACTAATAGCTGTAACAACATCTTGGTACACGGTAGATGAGTCTGAACAAGCGGTGGTCATTACATTTGGTCAAGTAGATGATATGATTCAAGATCCAGGGTTACATTTCAAATTACCTTGGCCTATTCAAAAAGCAGAAGTTTTATCGAAGGAAACATATAGTTTACAGTTTGGCTATAAACAGAAAGCAGATGGAACGTTAGAATCGTTTGATAAAGAAACAAAAATGATTACAGGTGACGAGTACATTGTATTAACAGACTTAGTTGTACAATGGCGTATTGTGGATCCAAGAAAATATTTATTCAGTTCACAGGAGCCGAAAATCATTCTACATAGTGCAACATCGAGTGCCATTCGTTCGGTTATTGGAAGTTCAAAAATTGATGAAGCACTAACGGATGGTAAGGCAGATATTGAAGCAGAAACACGCGAACTTCTTGTCTCGTTAATCGAAAAATACGATATTGGGATAGGGATTGTTGGCGTTAAACTTCAGGATGTGGATGTCCCTAATGCAGAGGTTCGAGCTGCCTTTACAGCGGTTACCGATGCACGTGAAATGAAAAGTACAAAAATCAATGAAACTAAAAAATATCAAAATCAACGCTTAAGTGAAGCAGCTGGTGAACGTGATGCCATCAAGTCTAAGGCAGAAGGAGAAAAGGCAGCACGGGTTGAACAAGCGAATGGTGAGGTCGCGCTATTTAATAAGCTATATGAAGAATACCGTTTAAACAAAGAAATTACGCGTGAACGTCTAATGATAGAGACACTTGAAACAGTACTACCAAATGCACAAGTATATATTATGAACGATGATGCGAACGGTACAATGAAATACTTACCACTTCAGCAAATGCAAACGAATTCTTCGACTGAAACGAAGAAGGAAGGGAGTTCAAACTGA
- the pnpS gene encoding two-component system histidine kinase PnpS codes for MNNRLFYSFIFVIVSILAVLGLFVGQLFPFFANDYIQSTIIENQQKMEQVVQEEKIQLSSAQKRALLETYEIDKNATTYNEVRMHLYTILVLLIVVACIIMAFMIHRMASNFITPIDNITRTAMELSKGNYRARAFAKGPKTVVELRNSINILARNLQDITKTRVIEEERLKTLIENMGSALMMLDREGNISIVNRKFQVLFDLEKEQLIGKNFLTLGLTKQLEQFIDYVFLTEMPYRQQLEMEIGDELYNEQIYGAPVVGEHGRWLGVVIVMHDVSELIRLEQIRKDFVANVSHELRTPITSIKGFSETLLDGAFKDENMLLSFLNIIHEESNRIQVLVQDLLELSKIERHGFLLDVEPVKLQDILIRVVDLTSAQLESKNMQFEVNIEQDAFILGDVNRLMQIFTNLINNAMAYSKEHTTVTLRISSDEQYGIFEITDQGIGIEKSEIPRVFERFYRIDRARSRNSGGTGLGLSIVKHLVEAHQGKIQVSSEVGKGTTMKVYLPLQ; via the coding sequence ATGAATAACCGTTTATTTTATTCTTTTATTTTTGTCATCGTGTCAATTTTAGCTGTTCTCGGTTTATTCGTAGGACAGCTTTTTCCTTTTTTTGCAAATGATTATATTCAATCTACCATAATTGAAAATCAGCAAAAAATGGAGCAGGTTGTTCAAGAAGAAAAAATCCAATTAAGTTCTGCACAAAAGCGGGCTTTGCTTGAAACATATGAAATTGATAAAAATGCAACAACTTATAATGAAGTTCGAATGCATCTTTACACGATTCTTGTACTATTAATTGTTGTAGCATGTATCATTATGGCGTTCATGATACACCGAATGGCGAGCAACTTTATTACGCCAATTGATAATATAACGCGAACAGCAATGGAATTATCAAAAGGCAATTATCGTGCACGGGCTTTTGCAAAGGGTCCAAAAACGGTCGTGGAGCTGCGAAACTCTATCAATATTTTAGCGCGAAATTTACAAGATATTACGAAAACCCGTGTTATCGAAGAAGAACGTTTAAAAACACTAATTGAGAATATGGGAAGCGCTTTAATGATGCTAGACCGTGAAGGAAATATTTCTATCGTCAATCGGAAATTTCAAGTGTTATTTGATTTAGAAAAAGAACAATTGATTGGAAAGAATTTTTTAACTTTAGGGTTAACGAAGCAATTGGAACAGTTTATCGATTATGTATTTTTAACGGAAATGCCCTATCGTCAGCAGCTTGAAATGGAAATTGGTGATGAACTTTATAATGAACAAATTTATGGCGCACCAGTAGTTGGAGAGCATGGTCGTTGGCTCGGAGTTGTGATTGTTATGCATGATGTGAGTGAACTAATCCGATTAGAACAAATTCGTAAAGATTTCGTTGCGAATGTATCACATGAATTGCGCACACCGATTACATCGATTAAAGGATTTTCTGAAACGCTTCTTGATGGGGCCTTTAAAGATGAAAACATGCTGCTCTCTTTTTTAAATATTATTCATGAAGAAAGTAACCGAATCCAAGTACTTGTACAAGATTTGCTCGAGCTTTCTAAAATTGAAAGACATGGCTTTTTGCTTGATGTGGAACCAGTCAAATTACAGGATATTTTAATTCGTGTTGTTGATCTAACAAGCGCCCAGTTAGAAAGTAAAAATATGCAATTTGAAGTGAACATTGAACAAGATGCGTTTATTTTGGGGGATGTGAACCGTCTTATGCAAATTTTTACGAACTTAATTAATAATGCAATGGCTTATTCAAAAGAGCATACAACTGTGACACTACGTATTAGCAGTGATGAGCAATATGGAATATTTGAGATAACGGATCAAGGAATTGGAATCGAGAAATCAGAAATCCCACGTGTTTTTGAGCGCTTTTATCGTATTGATCGTGCACGTAGTCGAAATTCAGGTGGTACAGGTTTGGGCTTATCAATCGTCAAGCACTTAGTTGAAGCACACCAGGGGAAAATTCAAGTGTCGAGTGAAGTAGGAAAGGGCACAACTATGAAAGTGTATTTACCACTCCAATAA
- a CDS encoding response regulator transcription factor produces MKKTVLVVEDEISIATLLKYNLEQAGFEVLLAHDGKRGLDTAVEQTPDLMLLDLMLPELDGVEVCKELRRLRINLPIIMLTARDDEFDKVLGLELGADDYMTKPFSPREVIARVKAVLRRFSGPVIEEAVPSSELVYTFGDLQVYPERFETFINEEKLEFTPKEFELLVYLLENKNRVLTRDQLLSAVWKYDFAGDTRIVDVHISHLRDKIEENSRKPIYIKTIRGLGYKFEEPRN; encoded by the coding sequence ATGAAAAAAACCGTTTTAGTAGTAGAAGATGAAATTTCGATTGCAACATTATTAAAATATAATTTAGAGCAAGCAGGTTTTGAGGTTTTATTAGCTCATGATGGTAAGCGAGGGTTGGATACAGCAGTAGAACAGACACCAGATTTAATGCTGTTAGATTTAATGTTACCAGAGCTTGATGGTGTGGAGGTGTGTAAAGAGCTTCGTCGCTTACGTATTAACTTACCAATTATTATGTTAACGGCACGTGATGATGAGTTCGATAAAGTGCTCGGTTTAGAATTAGGCGCAGATGATTATATGACGAAACCATTTAGTCCTCGTGAAGTCATTGCACGTGTGAAGGCTGTATTACGTCGCTTTTCTGGGCCAGTTATTGAAGAAGCTGTTCCATCATCTGAACTTGTATATACTTTTGGTGATTTACAAGTGTATCCCGAACGTTTTGAGACATTTATCAATGAAGAAAAACTTGAATTTACACCGAAGGAATTTGAATTATTAGTGTACTTATTAGAAAATAAAAATCGTGTATTAACACGGGATCAGCTTCTAAGCGCTGTTTGGAAATATGACTTTGCTGGAGATACACGGATTGTAGATGTTCATATTAGTCATTTGCGCGATAAAATCGAAGAAAATAGCCGAAAACCGATTTATATTAAAACAATAAGAGGGTTAGGTTATAAATTTGAGGAGCCCAGAAATTAA
- the mdh gene encoding malate dehydrogenase — MVIKRKKISVIGSGNTGATAAFLAAQKELGDVVLLDIPDVENPTKGKALDMWETAPVQGFDSYVLGTVNYDDTANSDVVLITAGVARKPGMSRDDLVQINQAVMKSVSKEVARTSPDATIIVLTNPVDAMTYTVYKETGFPKNRVIGQSGVLDTARFRAFVAEELNVSVKDITALVLGGHGDTMVPLTRYASVGGVPLESLIESERLEQIVKRTRGGGGEIVNLLGNGSAYYAPAAAMIEMTEAILKDQKRVLPSIAYLEGEYGYEGIYLGVPTLLGANGIEKVFELQLNESEKNALDYSVAAVKDVMQALK, encoded by the coding sequence ATGGTAATAAAACGTAAAAAAATCTCTGTAATTGGTAGTGGAAATACGGGTGCAACGGCGGCTTTTTTAGCTGCACAAAAAGAACTTGGTGATGTTGTCCTTCTTGATATTCCAGATGTTGAAAACCCAACAAAGGGAAAAGCTTTAGATATGTGGGAAACAGCACCTGTGCAAGGCTTTGACTCCTATGTATTGGGTACGGTGAATTACGATGATACAGCTAATTCAGATGTCGTATTAATTACTGCAGGAGTTGCGCGAAAACCAGGAATGAGTCGTGATGATTTAGTTCAAATCAATCAAGCTGTTATGAAATCCGTATCAAAAGAAGTAGCACGAACTTCACCTGATGCGACAATTATAGTATTAACAAATCCTGTTGATGCGATGACATACACAGTATATAAAGAAACAGGCTTCCCAAAAAACCGAGTAATTGGACAATCTGGTGTACTTGATACAGCGCGTTTCCGAGCTTTTGTTGCAGAAGAATTAAATGTTTCGGTAAAAGATATTACCGCTTTAGTTTTGGGTGGTCATGGTGACACAATGGTTCCATTAACACGCTATGCTTCAGTAGGCGGTGTACCATTAGAAAGTCTAATCGAATCAGAACGTCTTGAGCAAATTGTAAAACGTACACGTGGTGGCGGTGGTGAAATCGTTAACTTGCTAGGAAATGGCTCCGCTTATTACGCACCAGCTGCGGCAATGATCGAAATGACTGAAGCAATTTTAAAAGATCAAAAACGTGTATTGCCTTCAATTGCCTATTTAGAAGGTGAATATGGTTATGAAGGTATATATCTTGGTGTGCCAACATTACTTGGTGCAAATGGTATTGAAAAAGTATTTGAACTTCAATTAAATGAATCTGAAAAAAATGCTTTAGACTATTCAGTAGCTGCTGTTAAGGATGTTATGCAAGCATTAAAATAA
- the icd gene encoding NADP-dependent isocitrate dehydrogenase: MTNKIVVENGSLMVPNNPVIPFIEGDGIGPDIWAAASRVIDAAVAKAYNGEKKIEWLEVLAGEKAFNATGEWLPQETLDKINEYLIAIKGPLTTPIGGGIRSLNVALRQQLDLYVCLRPVRHFDGVPSPVKRPEDVKMVIFRENTEDIYAGIEFEAGSEQAKKLIDFLQTEFGTKNIRFPETSGIGVKPVSQEGTERLVRAAIEYAIKHNEPTVTLVHKGNIMKYTEGGFKKWGYALAEKEFGEQVFTWNQYDAIKAEQGEAAANEAQSAALAAGKILVKDSIADIFLQQILTRPKEFDVVATMNLNGDYISDALAAQVGGIGIAPGANINYVTGHAIFEATHGTAPKYAGQDKVNPSSVLLSGVLMLEHLGWQEAADLITNSVEKTISSKYVTYDFARLMDGATEVKCSEFATRLIENF, encoded by the coding sequence ATGACTAACAAAATCGTAGTAGAAAACGGTTCTTTAATGGTTCCAAACAATCCAGTAATTCCTTTCATCGAGGGTGACGGTATTGGTCCAGATATCTGGGCAGCAGCTTCTCGCGTTATCGACGCAGCAGTAGCAAAAGCTTACAATGGCGAAAAGAAAATCGAATGGTTAGAAGTTTTAGCTGGTGAAAAAGCATTCAACGCAACTGGTGAATGGTTACCACAAGAAACTTTAGACAAAATCAACGAGTACCTTATCGCAATTAAAGGTCCTTTAACAACTCCAATCGGTGGCGGTATCCGTTCACTTAACGTAGCATTACGTCAACAACTTGACCTATATGTATGTTTACGTCCAGTTCGTCACTTTGACGGTGTACCTTCTCCAGTTAAACGTCCAGAAGATGTTAAAATGGTTATCTTCCGTGAAAACACTGAAGATATCTATGCTGGTATCGAGTTCGAAGCTGGTTCTGAACAAGCTAAAAAACTAATCGACTTCTTACAAACAGAATTCGGTACAAAAAACATCCGTTTCCCAGAAACTTCAGGTATCGGTGTAAAACCTGTATCTCAAGAAGGTACTGAGCGTTTAGTACGTGCTGCTATCGAATATGCTATCAAGCATAACGAGCCTACTGTTACTTTAGTACACAAAGGTAACATCATGAAGTACACTGAAGGTGGATTCAAAAAATGGGGTTACGCGTTAGCTGAAAAAGAATTCGGCGAACAAGTATTCACATGGAATCAATACGATGCAATCAAAGCTGAACAAGGTGAAGCTGCTGCTAACGAAGCACAATCTGCTGCATTAGCTGCTGGTAAAATCTTAGTTAAAGATTCTATCGCTGATATCTTCTTACAACAAATCTTAACTCGCCCTAAAGAGTTCGACGTAGTAGCTACTATGAACTTAAACGGTGACTATATTTCTGACGCATTAGCTGCTCAAGTTGGTGGTATTGGTATCGCTCCAGGTGCTAACATCAACTACGTAACTGGACATGCTATTTTCGAAGCTACTCACGGTACTGCTCCTAAATACGCTGGTCAAGATAAAGTAAACCCATCTTCAGTATTATTATCAGGCGTATTAATGCTTGAACACTTAGGATGGCAAGAAGCTGCGGACTTAATTACAAACTCAGTTGAGAAAACAATCTCTTCTAAATATGTAACTTATGACTTCGCACGTTTAATGGATGGCGCTACAGAAGTTAAATGTTCTGAATTCGCTACTCGCTTAATCGAAAACTTCTAA
- the citZ gene encoding citrate synthase, translating to MSATKGLEGIVAAETKISSIIDDTLTYVGYGIDDLTNNATFEEVVFLLWNTRLPKADELADLKKQLADNMAIPAAITDLFKSMPLKTVHPMAALRTAVSMLGTFDEEADVMEKEANYRKAIRLQAKIATVVTTFARVRQGKEPIAPKPELGYAANFLYMLKGEEPAEIEIEAFNKALVLHADHELNASTFTARVCVATLSDVYSGVTSAIGALKGPLHGGANEQVMKMLTEIGSLDNVEAWVQNKLDNKEKIMGFGHRVYRGGDPRAPHLRLMSEKLTKLTGKPELYQMSVKIHDMIVEQKKLPANVDFFSASVYDSLGIEHDLFTPIFAVSRTSGWVAHILEQYANNRLIRPRAEYVGPEMQKYVPINER from the coding sequence ATGTCAGCAACAAAAGGTTTAGAAGGTATCGTAGCAGCAGAAACTAAAATCAGTTCTATTATCGATGACACACTAACATATGTAGGTTATGGCATCGATGACCTTACTAACAATGCAACTTTTGAAGAAGTAGTATTTTTATTATGGAACACTCGTTTACCAAAAGCGGACGAGTTAGCAGATTTAAAAAAACAATTAGCTGATAACATGGCTATCCCAGCGGCAATTACAGATTTATTCAAATCTATGCCATTAAAAACAGTACACCCAATGGCTGCTTTACGTACAGCTGTATCTATGTTAGGTACATTTGACGAAGAAGCAGACGTTATGGAAAAAGAAGCAAACTACCGTAAAGCAATTCGTTTACAAGCGAAAATTGCTACAGTAGTAACTACTTTTGCACGCGTACGTCAAGGTAAAGAACCTATTGCTCCAAAACCAGAATTAGGTTATGCAGCAAACTTCTTATATATGCTAAAAGGCGAAGAGCCAGCAGAAATCGAAATCGAAGCATTCAATAAAGCATTAGTATTACATGCTGACCATGAGTTAAACGCTTCTACATTCACAGCACGTGTATGTGTAGCTACATTATCTGATGTATACTCTGGTGTAACTTCAGCTATCGGCGCTTTAAAAGGCCCATTACATGGTGGCGCGAACGAGCAAGTTATGAAAATGTTAACTGAAATTGGTTCATTAGATAACGTTGAAGCTTGGGTACAAAACAAATTAGACAACAAAGAAAAAATCATGGGCTTCGGTCACCGCGTTTACCGTGGTGGAGATCCTCGTGCACCACATTTACGTCTAATGTCTGAAAAGTTAACTAAGTTAACTGGTAAACCAGAATTATACCAAATGTCAGTGAAAATTCATGACATGATCGTTGAACAAAAGAAATTACCTGCAAACGTAGATTTCTTCTCAGCATCAGTATATGATTCTTTAGGCATCGAACATGACTTATTCACACCAATCTTTGCAGTATCTCGTACTTCAGGTTGGGTAGCGCACATTTTAGAACAATATGCGAACAACCGTTTAATCCGTCCACGTGCGGAATACGTTGGTCCAGAAATGCAAAAATACGTTCCAATTAACGAGCGTTAA
- a CDS encoding AI-2E family transporter codes for MIKESNYNKFLLNSQKYVVLLLYISLLYFIFPIVLGLFLAYLFYPLFDFIKRNLRLPFALIVFCISIILFLIIGIFFYLIIQSAIQLLPSVQSTLRSFSENYLNHPFLPYFVEKLSSIINEITLFFVNVIKNSLNSLFELFLFTIAFYFSLFESKKNRLWFFTYVPKVYRNDWSRYFTKAMSLISYFIFVELQLFTLTFILLSIGFSILSFDAAIMKAFVIALADCLPFLGIGLFLIPLAIYYFFIEQQLLALAIITLYIFVQITRQLTESLLWAHTLHIRMIHTFLISAASIQLFGFYGILFSPILLMVAIKVKQTSIFAK; via the coding sequence GTGATAAAAGAAAGTAATTATAATAAATTCCTTCTAAATAGTCAAAAATATGTGGTCTTATTGCTCTATATATCGCTGTTATATTTTATTTTTCCGATTGTTCTAGGATTATTCTTAGCCTATCTATTTTACCCTTTATTTGACTTTATCAAACGAAATTTAAGGCTGCCATTTGCCCTCATTGTATTTTGCATTTCAATCATTCTCTTTTTAATTATAGGTATCTTCTTTTATTTAATAATCCAAAGTGCCATTCAATTATTACCTTCTGTCCAATCGACATTACGTTCTTTCTCTGAAAACTATTTAAATCACCCATTTTTACCATATTTCGTTGAAAAGCTTTCTTCAATCATTAACGAGATTACCTTATTTTTTGTGAATGTAATTAAAAATAGTTTGAATTCTCTTTTTGAATTATTTTTATTTACAATTGCTTTTTACTTTTCTCTTTTTGAAAGTAAAAAAAATAGACTTTGGTTCTTTACCTATGTGCCAAAAGTCTATCGTAATGATTGGTCACGCTATTTTACAAAAGCGATGTCACTCATAAGCTATTTTATTTTCGTTGAGCTACAACTATTTACACTTACATTCATCTTGCTAAGCATTGGTTTTTCAATACTTTCATTTGATGCAGCGATTATGAAGGCCTTTGTTATTGCATTAGCAGATTGCTTGCCTTTTTTAGGAATTGGTCTATTTTTAATTCCACTTGCTATTTACTATTTTTTTATCGAGCAACAATTACTTGCATTAGCAATTATCACACTTTATATTTTCGTTCAAATAACAAGACAGTTAACTGAATCACTGCTATGGGCACATACGCTTCATATTCGAATGATCCACACATTTTTAATAAGTGCTGCTTCCATTCAATTGTTCGGTTTTTATGGTATTTTATTCAGTCCGATTCTTTTAATGGTCGCCATTAAAGTCAAACAAACATCTATCTTTGCAAAATAA
- a CDS encoding FxsA family protein, with product MKKIFFGLLALVFAEIAVFIMVGKAIGVFYTLLLIVATSIIGVLIAKKRGTKSFQTIQKSIQQGQAPTVPMIETVMIFVGGVLLALPGFLTDIIGLLFMLGITRKLFKPMIFYLLRKKMRNGQVVILQR from the coding sequence ATGAAAAAAATATTTTTCGGATTATTAGCACTCGTTTTCGCTGAGATTGCCGTATTTATCATGGTAGGAAAAGCCATTGGCGTGTTTTATACACTATTGTTAATCGTAGCGACATCTATTATTGGCGTTCTCATTGCCAAAAAACGTGGTACAAAATCATTTCAAACGATTCAAAAAAGCATCCAACAAGGGCAAGCACCCACTGTACCAATGATTGAAACAGTGATGATTTTTGTTGGAGGGGTTTTATTAGCACTTCCAGGATTTTTAACAGATATTATTGGATTATTATTTATGTTAGGTATTACGAGAAAGTTATTTAAGCCAATGATTTTTTATTTACTACGTAAAAAAATGCGTAACGGACAAGTCGTTATTTTGCAAAGATAG
- the pyk gene encoding pyruvate kinase, with translation MRKTKIVCTIGPASESPEMLDKLITAGMNVARLNFSHGGHEDHAIRIASIRDASERMKKPVGILLDTKGPEIRTHSMENGELHLVTGQVIDISMTEVLGTESCFSVTYERLIEDVDQNNRILLDDGLIELRVLAKDLDKGLIHTIVENAGILKNKKGVNVPGVSVKLPGITEKDAADILFGIEQGVDFVAASFVRTAKDVLEIRELLEQNEGGHIQIIPKIENQEGVDNIDGIIEVSDGLMVARGDLGVEIPAEEVPLVQKSLIKKCNQVGIPVITATQMLDSMQRNPRPTRAEASDVANAIIDGTDAIMLSGETAAGLYPVESVAMMNKIAERTENSLDYRSIVVQRSREKGTNMTEAISQAVATTSINLGVKAILAPTESGNTAKMIAKYRPGVSIIAVTSQANTAQKLTLVWGVKPIVTHEVETTDEILELSVDEALSHEYVSYGDVVVITAGVPVGEAGTTNLMKVHVIGDLLARGQGIGKSSVLGKAIVAKNAGEALAFDTEGAIIVTVGSDREMMPAIEKCVGIITEEGGLTSHAAVVGLSLGIPVIVGVKEATTLIRHGQEITMDAESGVIYKGHASVL, from the coding sequence ATGAGAAAAACGAAAATTGTATGTACTATTGGTCCAGCTAGTGAATCCCCAGAAATGTTAGATAAGTTAATTACAGCGGGCATGAATGTTGCACGTTTAAATTTCTCTCACGGAGGTCACGAAGATCACGCAATTCGCATTGCATCGATTCGTGACGCATCAGAGCGTATGAAAAAACCAGTCGGAATTTTATTGGATACAAAAGGTCCTGAAATCCGTACACATTCAATGGAAAATGGCGAGTTACACCTTGTAACAGGTCAAGTTATTGATATTTCGATGACAGAAGTATTAGGGACGGAATCTTGTTTTTCGGTAACCTATGAACGTTTAATCGAAGACGTAGATCAAAATAATAGGATTCTTTTAGATGATGGTTTAATTGAATTACGTGTATTAGCAAAAGACTTAGACAAAGGTCTTATTCATACGATTGTAGAAAATGCCGGTATTTTAAAAAATAAAAAAGGCGTAAACGTACCTGGTGTATCCGTAAAATTACCAGGTATTACAGAAAAAGATGCTGCTGATATTTTGTTTGGTATTGAACAAGGAGTAGACTTCGTTGCTGCATCATTCGTTCGTACTGCAAAAGATGTATTAGAAATTCGTGAATTGTTAGAGCAAAATGAAGGCGGCCATATTCAAATTATCCCGAAAATCGAAAACCAAGAGGGTGTCGACAATATCGATGGAATTATCGAGGTTTCAGACGGCTTAATGGTAGCCCGCGGTGATTTAGGGGTTGAAATTCCAGCTGAAGAAGTACCACTTGTTCAAAAATCACTAATTAAAAAATGTAATCAAGTCGGCATACCAGTTATTACAGCAACACAAATGCTAGATTCGATGCAACGTAATCCGCGTCCAACTCGTGCTGAAGCATCAGATGTTGCCAATGCGATTATTGATGGTACGGATGCGATTATGCTTTCAGGTGAAACAGCTGCGGGTCTTTATCCGGTAGAATCAGTAGCTATGATGAATAAAATCGCAGAACGTACAGAAAATTCATTAGACTATCGTTCAATCGTTGTACAACGTAGCCGTGAAAAAGGGACAAATATGACTGAGGCTATTTCGCAAGCTGTAGCCACTACATCCATTAACTTAGGTGTAAAGGCAATATTAGCGCCAACTGAAAGTGGTAATACTGCGAAAATGATTGCAAAATATCGTCCAGGCGTTTCGATCATTGCGGTAACAAGTCAAGCGAATACTGCCCAAAAATTAACTTTAGTATGGGGCGTTAAGCCGATTGTGACACATGAAGTTGAAACAACGGATGAAATTTTAGAACTTTCAGTAGACGAAGCATTAAGTCACGAATATGTAAGCTACGGAGATGTAGTAGTCATTACAGCGGGTGTGCCAGTAGGTGAGGCAGGTACAACAAACTTAATGAAAGTCCATGTCATTGGCGATTTATTAGCTCGTGGGCAAGGGATTGGAAAATCCTCTGTATTAGGAAAAGCAATTGTCGCAAAAAATGCTGGAGAAGCATTAGCTTTTGATACAGAAGGTGCAATCATTGTAACAGTTGGTTCAGATCGTGAAATGATGCCTGCCATTGAAAAGTGTGTCGGCATTATTACAGAAGAGGGTGGGTTAACTTCTCACGCAGCTGTAGTTGGATTAAGCCTTGGTATTCCTGTTATTGTTGGTGTAAAAGAAGCAACTACATTAATTCGCCACGGACAAGAAATCACAATGGATGCAGAATCAGGCGTTATTTATAAAGGTCATGCAAGCGTACTATAA
- the pfkA gene encoding 6-phosphofructokinase — MKKIAVLTSGGDAPGMNAAIRAVVRKARFHDVEVIGVYHGFEGLYNGDYELLDIGAVGDIIQRGGTKLFSARFPQFKEDEFQFKAIEKMKEEGIEGLVVIGGDGSYRGAMQLTDKGFPCVGIPGTIDNDIPGTEYTIGFDTALNTVVESIDKIRDTATSHENTFVIEVMGRDAGDIALWAGVAAGAESILIPEEPLDISDIVNKLERGVARGKRHSIIIVAEGVMNGHKLAKQLEEHIGVKIRTSVLGHIQRGGSPSARDRVLAGRFGARAVELLLENQGGRAVGIKNHAVVDYDLKEAFENKHKADLSLYTLSQELSI, encoded by the coding sequence ATGAAAAAGATCGCGGTTTTAACGAGCGGAGGAGACGCTCCAGGAATGAATGCTGCCATTCGTGCAGTCGTTCGTAAAGCACGTTTTCACGACGTAGAAGTTATCGGAGTTTATCATGGATTTGAAGGGCTCTATAATGGTGATTATGAGCTTCTCGATATTGGTGCAGTCGGCGATATTATTCAACGAGGTGGGACAAAATTATTTTCAGCTCGCTTTCCACAATTCAAAGAAGATGAGTTCCAATTTAAAGCGATTGAAAAAATGAAAGAAGAAGGTATTGAAGGTTTAGTTGTTATTGGCGGTGACGGTTCATACCGTGGTGCGATGCAACTTACTGACAAAGGCTTTCCATGTGTAGGCATTCCAGGAACAATCGATAATGATATACCAGGGACAGAATATACAATTGGTTTTGATACAGCGTTAAATACAGTAGTAGAATCAATTGATAAAATTCGTGATACAGCGACAAGTCATGAAAATACGTTTGTTATTGAAGTAATGGGACGTGACGCAGGTGATATTGCATTATGGGCAGGTGTTGCTGCTGGTGCAGAATCCATTTTAATTCCAGAAGAGCCACTGGATATTAGCGATATTGTCAATAAACTTGAGCGCGGTGTAGCACGTGGTAAACGCCATAGTATCATTATTGTTGCAGAAGGCGTTATGAATGGTCATAAACTTGCCAAACAACTTGAAGAACATATAGGAGTGAAAATTCGCACGTCTGTACTTGGACATATTCAACGGGGCGGTTCACCATCTGCACGAGATCGAGTTTTAGCAGGTCGTTTTGGCGCGCGTGCAGTTGAATTATTATTAGAAAATCAAGGTGGACGTGCAGTGGGTATAAAAAATCATGCCGTCGTTGATTATGATTTAAAAGAAGCTTTTGAAAATAAACATAAAGCCGATTTAAGTTTGTATACATTATCACAAGAACTATCAATTTAA